The window TCTGCTTCACTAAATCTTTGTCACTTAAAATCTCAGAAACTTATAATTGAGATCATTTTGACTTGAGATATAGTAATTATAAAAACAATTATGAATTTTCTTTTTATGTAGTGGCATTAGCACATTGTAAACTGCTACAACAATAGTATATATTTATCATTTAATATGAAGTGGTTTCTCCGTTGTTAAATTTGAACTTGAAACGGGTGAATGTTACTAGGAAGGAATTGATTCCTACTTGAGTTGCTTCATAAATTGCATCGTTTATGCTAGGAATATTCGTTATTTTTCAATGGttatctaatttctaaaaactgAAAATGTTGTACTAATAACATCCTTGttgaacttttttttattaaaagttggCGGTGGTGTGTGGGCCAACTAAGGCGTACgtgaatattttttctttttcatatgttATTATGAACTTATATGATTAATTCAGTGAAAACTTTAATAGAAATATCattattacttaaaaaatatgaatttaccAAAAGTCTTACTTAGCTGACTTTTGACTATAGTATAAGAACTGCATGACACCTTAGTTaacatacaaaaaataaataccAAATATTAGtagtatattaaaaaaaaatattgatatactTCAATTTTgggtatcttttttttttttttttggtatttttttgggTATCTTATTATTAACACAAAATCTCATATATCCTACTAGTATATTTTTGGTATTAGGCTATcagtattttaatttctattgtggagggggttttttgttttttgtcgtATTGTGgaggtgttttgtatttttctttttttcatgtgGAAGATCATAAACCACGTTTTGttgagttttatttttaattatgtttttgggTTCTAAGCTTTTGGTTGACTAAGAAATTTGATGAAATCTTCAATCTTCAACTGATTTTGGACATATAAAAAGGGAAACCAAAACCAAGTGGTCCACAAAGGTTTGTCCAAGGATTTGAAGTTTGAACATATGCActttaaatttttcaatcattcaATGGAAGCTTCTCTATTTCTTGGGCCCATTTTAAGTACAATCTGGAGCTTACTTTCTATCTGTTTTCCATGGCCCATGCTGTGCTGATCTCTTCTTACCTGGGatggaaaaacaataaaaataaaaattttgacaaaacatataccaaacaaaaaaaattgacaaaaccAAATTTGTTTGGTCTATTAATTAGTTCACTAGTCTGTTTATTTAAGCAAGTGTTTTAAATTCGAATCTCGCTTTTTGTATTCAACAATCTATTGATCGGGCAAAACTCTTTGGAGGTTTGCGAACCCATATTCTTTAATAAGACTTTAACTAAACCCGATCGAATTAGTTGAATTTCTAATAATAAGTTTTGTAATTTAGgttggagaaagaaaaaaaagtgtttatttctatgtattaatttatttttttaatacactATTTTTTAGATGATATTATTATACTAGACCTTTTTAGTAGTATAGTGTGTAACTCAACATCTTTTCTAATCAATGATTTGCATGCTATGATGATAAATATGCTCAATTGAAAAATCTACTTGATCATCGGACCTCAGCAATAGCATGAACTGATATTTCATTTGAGATAATCTATTTCTAAAAGATATTGTCTCTATGATCCTCATGAAAAATCATGCTACCATTTAATTGAGAAGAAGATAGTAAAATTGTGTATGAAAACTTTATAACTAACTAGATGTTGGTTGCAGAACttaaaacagaagataaagagaGTGGTTGATTTATGGGGACCAAATGGCATTCACCCTTCAGAAGAGAATTACAAGGAGGAGATGGAAAAAATCAGAAAAGCAATTGTTGATTTCCATGGTGAAATGGTTCTCTTGGTAAACTACAGCAACATCAATTACACaggttctttcttttctttttttttttattatttgaaaaattgtTTCAGACATATATATATAGAGCTCATTATCTTACTATCTTTAACCCCATAttagaataaaattttgttaaggttttatatattattttttattaaatatgtaaGTCTATCGCTAAACTCATTTATATGAGAAATTTTTATATGTTCTGATTGTAAGTAAGTGTTTTTATTCTAATCAATTAATTATCTTCTATGTTAGCAGTATAAATTCACTattactttaaatttaaatttaaaagtattaataaaacaaaatcataaatcttaaattttaaacactaaatcctaaattttaaaataaaaactaacatcAAACTGACAAAATATAtaacacaaaacaaaaatattcattTGTTCTTAGAGCACACAAGAAATTTTTTTACTTATAATGTGATACAGATTTCGTCAAATAGTGAATAAATAGTAtatgaattcaaaattcaataataataataataataataataataataataataataataataataataataataatgtttaattattctgttggtctttacagtttcatcaaatttttaattaaatttttaattaaatttttatacttttttcttttcaattgagtccctgcactatttttaattttataattaggtattttctagtataaaaaatattagagttaattgaATATTTCTTTGCACATTGaaggtattcataattaaaaacttTACTAGATCTTTGATCgcatgtattttaaaaaaaatattctgttaatttcaatattttttatatgaaaaggacctaattataaaattaaaagcagtgtaagaacccaattaaaaagaaaaaaaatatagaaacttaattgaaaatttagtgATCCTATAGAAATCAACAGAGTAACTAAACCTAATACTaataaagtcaccaaaaaaaaacctaatactaataaaaacattttatcttttaattatgtaatattgAATAATGTATATGTTGAATTTTGCAGGGCTGGCTAAGATTCTGAAAAAATATGACAAGAGAACAGGAGGACTATTGCGTTTGCCATTCATTCAGAAAGTTTTGGTGCAACCCTTTTTCACAACTGATATAATCTCAAACCTAGTGAAGGAATGTGAGAGCATAATTGACACAGTATTCCCAGCAGAGGAAGCAGCTGAAAGAGCAAAAGAAGCCATTGTTGTGGCAGGGGAAGGTATTTTCAGGAACACTGTTAAGGCTTTgcttacaatgcaagaaataaGAAAAGGGAGTTCAACTGAGAGTCCTTTTTCTTTGCCTCCTCTTAATTTGCCGGATTCTGATCTCATCCAATCAATACAACTCAATGCTGCAGTTCCAATTGTGTAggggaaaaaaaatttgaattggttATGTATAAAATCGTCATAGTTATTACCATAGTTTTATGATCACAAAAATAGATAGGAAAATCAGAAATTGCATTTcgagaaatttttatataaatacaattCTAATACTTAGTATTTATATATACTCGTAAAAAAATGTGTTTGATAACAAAGTCGCAATACAAAtacaaagataaaaaatttaaaatatatgtttggaatttattggaattctttatattttttgtttctttatctTTGTATTTGTGTCTTATTTGTACTACTAAATacaacttaaataaaattaatgGAATCGCTTTTATATTTTTCAGCGAGTGTATGTTAATGACTTAATGCTAagtgttggaattgtggttctACAAAAATATCTCATGATGTAATACATTTTGGAGGACACGGGCTAGGAATAGAAATGTTTCTGATGAAAACAAAAATACACATTGGGCAAGTCATTTAGTATAAGGTGTTTAAAATTTTGGCTTTTGGTAGGATTGGCAATATATATTCTACTCGGGTATTTAATTCAAACCAATTTGTTTGGGTATGTAGTGAAGAAAGTGAATGTTAAACTCACAATTTTATTCTtgtaaaaatttgaataaaaatgctatttgtacactattTTTCAGCCACCAATTCAGCCACTCTCActaatttaaagataaaatatttaattatatagcaTTGAACTTGAGCATAATCAAACTCAACAAACACAtataatcaaactcagcagtgaaaTATAGTACTGAATCTAAAtataatcaaactcagtaaacatgtataatcaaactcagtagtCAAATATAACACTAAATCTGAGTATAATCAAACTTTAAAAATatgtataatcaaactcagagtataatcaaaggaagcaagtaattattaatttttaacatcATGTGCGAAAGTGAATGTAGTATACATGAGTGCTGAAAAGTCAAAACAGAGAATGGTGGGAATGccaaactaactaactttttataCAAACTTGTGTTTGCTCCTCCTTCTTGcttcttttctctctttaattttgtagAGTCTTCTTGCTTTAATTCCTTTTCACTTTCTTGCTTTTTCAATTTGGTTGATTCTACAGAATCTTCTTGCCTCAattcttttttatccttcttAGGGCTATCTACAACTTTTGTTCACAACCCTTTTCTTTGGTCAAACTTGCCGTTTAGGCACAggttgctcttcttttgacttaaCCAGCCCCTATAACACATGCATAATTAGTGAAAATTCATTCATTATGGATAGAAAATGAAATTTTAGAGAGTAGACAATGTTAGTACCGATGAACTTTTCCTTTCTAATGCTATTTGAGCAGAAATTAGTTCCTTTGTCCAATGAGGAAGCCAAGGCGGTTGTGGTTCTTTCTCAAAGTCAAAAGGTCCATATTTTTGCTTATGAAAGTATAAAATCTGAATTCAATTAATTAAAGTTATATTATAATCAAACATATTTTAGATAATAGTCaaagaaaaaattagtttaaatgaAAAATACCTGAAGCATATATATGCACCCATTCAAACTTGACACTACTCCTTCTTTAAAGTTGTTAACTCCATCAGTAAGGCCATCAACAATGCATCTAACCCAATTGTACTTTGTTGGATTATCAACATCAATTATAAATGGAAAAATTTTATCCCGAGTCATTGTTGTATTTATTGGTAACAAAAATGTTATCAATGCATACAATAAGAAAGCTCTCCTAAATCTAGGTCCCCCTCTTGGATTTTCTACCATGATT is drawn from Arachis hypogaea cultivar Tifrunner chromosome 12, arahy.Tifrunner.gnm2.J5K5, whole genome shotgun sequence and contains these coding sequences:
- the LOC112729406 gene encoding SPX domain-containing protein 3; translated protein: MKFGKRLKQQIQDSLPEWRDKFLSYKELKKLVKLISAAPTRRNESLEYGKAESDFVYLLDIEIDKFNGFFMEQEEEFVIRHENLKQKIKRVVDLWGPNGIHPSEENYKEEMEKIRKAIVDFHGEMVLLVNYSNINYTGLAKILKKYDKRTGGLLRLPFIQKVLVQPFFTTDIISNLVKECESIIDTVFPAEEAAERAKEAIVVAGEGIFRNTVKALLTMQEIRKGSSTESPFSLPPLNLPDSDLIQSIQLNAAVPIV